One genomic segment of Panicum virgatum strain AP13 chromosome 2N, P.virgatum_v5, whole genome shotgun sequence includes these proteins:
- the LOC120660743 gene encoding uncharacterized protein LOC120660743 — protein MLPRPSQRSIFHLGEEGGYDDHHHRGAGDEHAKSVVDAATRHDRGRREHGRQRRKRDAAAAAGGVGLQMLVRQHNRHHITPAPPPHSHIVLKQQVVLLPAAARHRRGPCGSFLRACSRCRRELSPNKDVYMYRGDQGFCSEECRWQQMLLDEAREHEAIVKKERMRRGLPRPAAAAAIRGAPRRLVAVAY, from the exons ATGCTTCCCAGGCCGAGCCAGAGAAGCATCTTCCACCTCGGGGAGGAGGGTGGCTACgacgaccaccaccaccgcggAGCCGGCGACGAGCATGCCAAGAGCGTCGTCGATGCTGCTACTCGCCACGACAGAGGGCGCCGAGAACACGGGCGGCAACGGCGGaagcgcgacgccgccgccgcggccggcggcgtcgggctGCAGATGCTGGTCCGTCAGCACAACCGGCACCACatcacgccggcgccgccgccgcactcgcACATCGTCCTGAAGCAGCAGGTGGTcctgctgccggcggcggcgcgccaccgccgcgggccGTGCGGCAGCTTCTTGAGGGCCTGCTCCCGCTGCCGGAGGGAGCTCAGCCCCAACAAGGACGTGTACATGTACAG AGGCGACCAGGGATTCTGCAGCGAGGAGTGCCGGTGGCAGCAGATGTTGCTAGACGAGGCGAGGGAACACGAGGCCATCGTCAAGAAGGAGCGCATGCGGCGAGGCTtgccacggccggcggcggcggcggcgatccgcGGCGCGCCGAGGAGACTAGTCGCGGTAGCCTACTAG